The Moraxella nasicaprae sequence TTTGACAATTTGCCTTAATCATCTTACAATCAGTCTAAATTTTTAAACTTATCAAAACTATGAACGAACAAGCCCACGCAATGCAATTAATGAAAGACTGCATTCCCATTTTTACCGTGCTTTCGGACGAAAACCGCCATTTGATTTTGAAATTATTGTTGGAAAATGGGGCGATGCGGGTCAATGACATTACCGAAAATCTGCATTTGTCTCGCCCTGCGGTGTCGCACCATTTGAAAATTATGCTATCCGCCAATGCCGTCAGCGTAGAACAAATCGGTAAAGAACGCTTTTACAGTTTGGCGATGAAAGATGAAATTGAAAAAATGGGCGAATTGGTGGCATTGATGAAAAAATATTGTCCGAGTAATCAAAGTGAATGAGGCAATCAAGGTAAAATAAAATGAAAGCAATTGTTATTGGTGCAACGGGGGCGACAGGCAATGCCCTGACCCAATTATTATTAAATAATGAGCATTACCAAAGTGTGATGATTTTTGTGCGAAAACCTGTGGCAATCACGCACCCAAAATTAACCGTGCATTTAATTGATTTTGACAAACCAGATGAATGGCAGGACAAAGTACAAGGCGATGTGTTGTTTTGCTGTCTTGGCACAACTTTAAAACAAGCAGGCGGTCAAGAAAATCAACGCAAAATAGATTATGATTACCCGCTTGTGTTTGCCAATATCGCCAAACAAAATGGCATTGCACGATTTTTGGTCTTATCATCGGACGGAGCGAATGCAAGTAG is a genomic window containing:
- a CDS encoding ArsR/SmtB family transcription factor, which codes for MNEQAHAMQLMKDCIPIFTVLSDENRHLILKLLLENGAMRVNDITENLHLSRPAVSHHLKIMLSANAVSVEQIGKERFYSLAMKDEIEKMGELVALMKKYCPSNQSE
- a CDS encoding NAD(P)H-binding protein, producing the protein MKAIVIGATGATGNALTQLLLNNEHYQSVMIFVRKPVAITHPKLTVHLIDFDKPDEWQDKVQGDVLFCCLGTTLKQAGGQENQRKIDYDYPLVFANIAKQNGIARFLVLSSDGANASSRLFYYRLKGELEMALQNIGLTHLTILRPPLLKRANSDRLGEMVSEKALSFLNQFGLLLSAKPMPTDVLAKAMIQAVTDNQTGILEKGEIWRLGV